From a single Meiothermus sp. Pnk-1 genomic region:
- a CDS encoding NAD-dependent succinate-semialdehyde dehydrogenase produces MVKNFDFPSAAYLGGKWHRTPKTFAVKNPYTGEKIADVADCGEAEARAAADAAVEAFRAWKAKTGHERGKILRRWFDLLVAHQEELGRLTALEMGKPITEAKGEVLYAASFVEWCAEEASRVNGELIQSRFPDKRQMAVYEPVGPVYAVTPWNFPTSMITRKAAPALAAGCTIILKPAEQTPLCALYLAKLWEEAGGPAGTLQVLPALDPVPVSRALMEDMRIRKITFTGSTPVGKLLYRQAADTMKRISLELGGHAPFLVFEDADIEAAVKFTILCKYRNAGQTCVSANRLYVHKKLEAEFAEALAEAVKGLKVGDPLDPTTQIGPLVEQQGLDKVIAHVEDALSQGAQVKAGGKALGGLMYAPTVLTHVKPGMRILEEETFGPVAPIIPFEDEEEAIRWANDTDYGLAAYLWTKDLSRAFRVAEALEYGIVGVNDPVPSAMGANLPFGGYKNSGIGREGGRWGLEEYLETKLISIGLY; encoded by the coding sequence ATGGTCAAAAACTTCGACTTCCCCAGCGCCGCCTATCTAGGCGGAAAATGGCACCGCACCCCCAAGACCTTTGCGGTCAAGAACCCCTATACCGGGGAGAAAATCGCCGACGTGGCGGACTGCGGCGAGGCCGAGGCCAGGGCCGCTGCCGACGCTGCGGTGGAGGCCTTCAGGGCTTGGAAGGCCAAGACCGGGCACGAGCGGGGCAAGATCTTGCGCCGATGGTTCGACCTTCTGGTAGCCCATCAGGAAGAACTGGGGCGGCTCACCGCGCTCGAGATGGGCAAGCCCATCACCGAGGCCAAGGGAGAGGTGCTCTACGCCGCGAGCTTCGTGGAGTGGTGTGCAGAGGAAGCCAGCCGAGTGAACGGCGAGCTGATCCAGTCGCGCTTCCCCGACAAGCGCCAGATGGCCGTCTACGAACCCGTAGGACCGGTTTACGCGGTGACTCCCTGGAACTTCCCCACCAGCATGATCACCCGTAAGGCCGCGCCCGCCCTGGCGGCAGGATGCACGATCATCCTCAAGCCTGCCGAGCAGACTCCTCTATGCGCCCTCTATCTGGCCAAGCTGTGGGAGGAAGCCGGGGGGCCTGCCGGGACCCTCCAAGTGCTCCCGGCTTTGGACCCGGTGCCGGTCTCGAGGGCGTTGATGGAAGACATGCGCATCCGCAAGATCACCTTTACCGGCTCGACCCCGGTGGGCAAGCTCCTCTATCGCCAAGCCGCCGACACCATGAAGCGGATCAGCCTCGAGCTGGGCGGGCATGCTCCCTTCCTGGTCTTCGAGGACGCGGACATCGAAGCTGCGGTGAAGTTCACCATCCTCTGCAAGTACCGCAACGCCGGTCAGACTTGCGTTTCGGCCAACCGGCTTTACGTCCACAAAAAGCTCGAGGCCGAGTTCGCCGAGGCCTTGGCGGAGGCGGTGAAGGGCCTGAAGGTGGGCGATCCCCTCGACCCCACCACCCAGATCGGGCCGTTAGTGGAGCAGCAAGGGTTAGATAAGGTGATAGCGCATGTCGAGGACGCACTCTCACAAGGGGCCCAGGTCAAGGCTGGCGGCAAGGCCTTGGGCGGGTTGATGTACGCCCCCACCGTGCTTACCCACGTCAAGCCAGGGATGCGGATCCTCGAGGAGGAGACCTTCGGTCCGGTAGCCCCCATCATCCCCTTCGAGGACGAGGAAGAAGCCATCCGCTGGGCCAACGATACCGATTACGGCCTAGCCGCCTACCTCTGGACCAAGGACCTCTCCCGAGCCTTCCGCGTAGCCGAGGCCCTGGAATACGGCATCGTAGGGGTCAACGACCCGGTGCCGAGCGCGATGGGGGCCAACCTACCCTTTGGCGGCTACAAGAACTCCGGCATTGGGCGCGAAGGCGGCCGGTGGGGGCTAGAGGAATACCTCGAGACCAAGCTCATCTCGATCGGGCTATATTGA
- a CDS encoding uracil-DNA glycosylase yields the protein MNLELLSAQAQVCTACRLAETRTKVVFGEGNPDAKVMIVGEGPGEEEDKTGRPFVGKAGQLLDRILEAAGIPRASIYISNIVKCRPPQNRVPFPDEVKVCTGLWLNRQLELVRPQIIVPLGATAAEYFLGEKVSITKIRGQWMDWHGILLFPMFHPAYLLRNPSRAAGSPKHLTWIDIQALKQKMDALGPKADRAVRAVSQESLF from the coding sequence ATGAACCTCGAGCTGTTATCTGCGCAGGCGCAAGTCTGCACTGCCTGCCGTCTGGCCGAGACCCGCACCAAGGTAGTCTTCGGCGAAGGCAACCCCGACGCCAAAGTGATGATCGTGGGGGAAGGGCCGGGAGAAGAGGAAGACAAGACCGGGCGGCCTTTCGTGGGTAAAGCTGGGCAGCTTTTAGACCGTATCCTAGAGGCCGCCGGGATTCCTCGAGCGTCCATCTACATCAGCAACATCGTCAAGTGCCGCCCACCCCAGAACCGGGTCCCCTTCCCCGATGAGGTCAAAGTCTGCACTGGCCTGTGGTTGAACAGGCAACTCGAGCTGGTTCGCCCCCAGATCATCGTGCCCCTGGGCGCGACCGCGGCGGAATATTTCCTGGGCGAGAAGGTCTCCATCACCAAGATCCGCGGGCAGTGGATGGACTGGCACGGCATTTTGCTTTTTCCCATGTTCCACCCGGCCTATCTGCTTAGAAACCCCTCGAGGGCCGCAGGCAGCCCCAAACACCTAACCTGGATAGACATCCAGGCCCTCAAGCAAAAGATGGATGCTCTGGGGCCTAAAGCCGACCGCGCAGTCAGAGCAGTGAGCCAGGAAAGCCTATTTTAA
- the guaA gene encoding glutamine-hydrolyzing GMP synthase, translated as MSVVILDYGSQYTRLIARRVRELRAFSVILPGTAPLERILAEKPQAIILSGGPNSVFDPAAPRAAEGLLEQNLPVLGICYGMQLLAQHLGGRVERAGRREYGKAILSRHEGPLFAGLEGEIQVWMSHSDAVTGLPPGWRVIAETEENPVAAIAAPDGRTFGVQFHPEVAHSPKGMTILENFLELAGVARDWTPEHTLETLIEEVRAKVGDDRVMLAVSGGVDSSTLALLLSRAIGDRLTAIFVDHGLLRQGERHEVEAALRPLGSALRVVEASAQFLAALRGVSDPEQKRKVVGREFIRVFEAEARKLSREGYRWLAQGTLYPDVIESAGGEGAANIKSHHNVGGLPPDLQFELLEPFRYLFKDEVRELALLLGLPEHIRMRHPFPGPGLSIRILGEVTPEKLDILRRADDIFISALREWNLYDSVSQALAVLTPMQSVGVIGDERSYGYVLGLRAVSTVDFMTADWARLPWEFLDEVARKITRQVPEVGRVVYDITSKPPATIEWE; from the coding sequence ATGAGCGTCGTCATCCTCGATTACGGCTCGCAGTACACCCGGCTTATCGCCCGGCGCGTCCGGGAGCTGAGGGCTTTTTCGGTTATCCTACCGGGGACAGCTCCGCTGGAGCGTATTCTGGCGGAAAAGCCCCAGGCGATCATCTTGTCGGGTGGTCCTAACTCGGTCTTCGATCCGGCAGCGCCACGGGCGGCGGAGGGATTGCTCGAGCAGAATCTCCCCGTCCTCGGCATCTGCTACGGGATGCAGCTGTTGGCCCAGCACCTGGGCGGGCGTGTCGAGCGGGCTGGGCGGCGCGAGTACGGTAAGGCTATCCTCTCCCGCCACGAGGGGCCGCTGTTTGCCGGGCTCGAGGGCGAGATCCAAGTGTGGATGAGCCACTCTGATGCCGTCACCGGGCTGCCCCCAGGGTGGCGGGTGATCGCCGAGACCGAGGAGAATCCGGTAGCGGCCATCGCTGCGCCAGACGGCAGAACCTTCGGGGTGCAGTTTCATCCCGAGGTGGCGCACAGCCCCAAAGGCATGACCATACTGGAGAACTTCCTCGAACTGGCCGGAGTGGCCCGGGACTGGACGCCAGAGCACACCCTCGAGACCCTGATCGAAGAGGTTCGCGCCAAGGTCGGTGACGACCGGGTGATGCTGGCGGTCTCGGGGGGGGTAGATTCTTCGACCTTGGCCCTGCTGCTCTCGAGGGCTATTGGCGACCGACTTACCGCGATCTTCGTTGACCATGGCCTGCTGCGCCAGGGGGAGCGGCATGAGGTCGAGGCCGCCTTGCGCCCCTTGGGCAGCGCCTTACGGGTGGTGGAGGCCTCGGCGCAGTTCCTCGCGGCCCTCCGGGGGGTGAGCGATCCCGAGCAAAAGCGCAAGGTGGTGGGCCGAGAATTCATCCGGGTCTTCGAGGCCGAGGCCCGCAAGCTGTCGCGGGAGGGTTACCGCTGGCTGGCCCAGGGAACCCTTTATCCCGATGTGATCGAATCGGCGGGCGGAGAGGGGGCGGCCAACATCAAGAGCCACCATAACGTGGGCGGGCTGCCTCCGGATTTGCAGTTTGAGCTGCTCGAGCCCTTCCGCTATCTCTTCAAGGACGAGGTACGCGAGCTGGCCCTACTGCTCGGACTCCCCGAGCACATCCGTATGCGCCACCCCTTTCCCGGCCCCGGTCTCTCAATCCGCATTCTGGGCGAGGTCACCCCTGAGAAGCTCGACATTCTGCGCCGCGCCGACGATATCTTCATCAGCGCTTTGCGGGAGTGGAACCTTTACGACAGCGTTTCTCAGGCCCTGGCGGTCCTCACCCCGATGCAAAGCGTAGGGGTGATCGGGGACGAGCGCAGCTACGGCTACGTGCTGGGTTTGCGGGCCGTGAGCACGGTGGACTTCATGACCGCCGACTGGGCCCGCTTGCCCTGGGAGTTCCTCGACGAGGTAGCCCGTAAGATCACCCGCCAGGTGCCCGAGGTGGGGCGGGTGGTGTACGACATCACCAGCAAACCGCCCGCGACCATTGAATGGGAGTAA
- a CDS encoding acyl-CoA carboxylase subunit beta, with translation MIETKLRSEDREAPLFKANKDAWVSLISDFRASLEQLRLGGGKKAIERQHARGRLTARERIARLIDPGSEFDELMSYAGWGMYEEWGGAPGGGTIAGIGKIAGRDWMIIANDATVKAGAFFPITAKKVIRAQTIALENRIPTVYLVDSAGVFLPLQDEVFPDQDDFGRIFYLNARMSALGIPQISAIMGNCVAGGAYLPVMTDTLLMTEGSGLYLAGPALVKAAIGQEVTSEELGGARMHAEISGTVDYYEPTDEAALERIRSLAAAYAAPELAPWAKERHPAVEPRYPAEDLFGLVSPDGTRPYDVREVIARLVDGSEFLEYKKAYGETLVCGYARLGGFPVGIVANQRTVIKKGGRIEVGGVIYAEAADKAARFILEVNQRFIPLLFLQDVTGFMVGKESEQQGIIRRGAKLVNAVSNSVVPKISLILGGTFGAGNYAMAGRAYSPRFYFAWPSAKYAVMSGASAAKTLLEVEVAKLERQGITPTDQDLKELYERIKGRYEEALDPRYAAARLWIDEVIYPHETRARLIRALQACALNPAREEMKIGVFQV, from the coding sequence ATGATCGAGACCAAGCTGCGCTCAGAGGACCGGGAAGCCCCTCTGTTCAAAGCCAACAAAGATGCCTGGGTCAGCCTGATCAGCGATTTTCGTGCCAGCCTGGAACAGCTTCGCTTGGGCGGCGGAAAGAAGGCCATCGAGCGGCAACACGCCAGGGGTCGGCTCACCGCCCGCGAGCGCATCGCCCGGCTCATTGACCCCGGAAGCGAGTTCGACGAGCTGATGAGCTATGCCGGGTGGGGTATGTATGAGGAGTGGGGCGGGGCTCCTGGCGGGGGGACCATCGCCGGAATTGGCAAGATCGCCGGGCGCGACTGGATGATCATCGCCAACGACGCCACCGTCAAGGCGGGGGCCTTTTTCCCCATCACCGCCAAGAAGGTCATCCGGGCCCAGACCATCGCCCTCGAGAACCGAATTCCCACCGTTTACCTGGTGGACTCCGCCGGGGTCTTCCTGCCCCTGCAGGACGAAGTCTTCCCCGACCAAGATGACTTTGGGCGCATCTTCTACCTCAACGCCCGGATGAGCGCTTTGGGCATCCCGCAGATCTCGGCCATCATGGGCAACTGCGTGGCGGGCGGGGCGTATCTGCCAGTGATGACCGACACCCTGCTGATGACCGAGGGTTCCGGGCTGTATCTGGCGGGACCTGCGCTGGTCAAGGCGGCCATCGGGCAGGAGGTTACCTCTGAGGAGCTGGGGGGGGCCCGGATGCACGCGGAGATCTCCGGGACCGTCGACTACTACGAGCCCACGGACGAGGCGGCCCTCGAGCGGATCCGCTCCTTGGCCGCGGCCTATGCGGCGCCCGAGCTGGCCCCTTGGGCCAAGGAGCGTCACCCAGCGGTCGAACCCCGCTACCCCGCTGAGGATCTCTTTGGCCTGGTTTCACCCGACGGCACCCGGCCCTACGACGTGCGCGAGGTCATCGCCCGGCTGGTGGACGGCTCGGAGTTCCTCGAGTACAAGAAGGCCTACGGGGAGACCTTGGTCTGCGGCTATGCTCGGCTGGGAGGATTCCCGGTCGGGATCGTAGCCAACCAGCGCACGGTGATCAAGAAGGGGGGGCGGATCGAGGTGGGGGGGGTCATCTACGCCGAAGCGGCGGACAAGGCCGCCCGATTCATCCTCGAGGTGAACCAGCGCTTTATCCCGCTACTCTTCTTGCAGGACGTGACCGGCTTTATGGTGGGCAAAGAGTCCGAGCAGCAGGGCATCATCCGGCGGGGGGCCAAGCTGGTCAACGCGGTGTCCAACTCGGTGGTGCCCAAGATCTCGCTGATCTTGGGTGGAACCTTCGGGGCGGGGAACTACGCCATGGCGGGCCGGGCCTATAGCCCCCGCTTCTACTTCGCCTGGCCCAGCGCCAAGTACGCGGTGATGAGCGGGGCCAGCGCGGCCAAGACCTTACTCGAGGTGGAAGTCGCCAAGCTCGAGCGCCAGGGCATCACCCCCACCGACCAAGACCTCAAGGAGCTCTACGAGCGCATCAAGGGCCGCTACGAGGAGGCCCTCGACCCGCGCTATGCGGCGGCCCGGTTGTGGATAGACGAGGTCATCTACCCGCACGAGACCCGCGCCCGCCTGATCCGAGCGTTGCAAGCCTGCGCATTGAATCCGGCGCGCGAGGAGATGAAGATTGGAGTTTTCCAGGTTTGA
- a CDS encoding DUF433 domain-containing protein, translating to MKIPENLLDRINSNPDILRGRPRIRGTRIAVYMILEALAVGMSVEAVLEEYPDLTPEDIQAALLYGARMSNYEWIELDGE from the coding sequence ATGAAAATCCCCGAAAATCTGCTGGATCGGATCAACTCCAACCCAGATATTCTGCGGGGCCGCCCCCGCATCCGGGGGACGCGGATAGCGGTGTACATGATCTTGGAGGCTTTGGCGGTGGGGATGTCGGTGGAGGCGGTGCTCGAGGAGTATCCTGACCTCACCCCGGAGGACATTCAGGCCGCTTTGCTCTACGGCGCACGCATGAGCAACTACGAGTGGATCGAGCTCGATGGCGAATAA
- a CDS encoding DUF5615 family PIN-like protein: MANKVLLDENIPTAVLWWCISQGFDVMTAREAGLVGRSDSELNAFLHREGRVLITLDLDFSDPIKLPVGPGRIVLRPWITDGELMVRLLRRMMRLGLPRAGELFVVQVNGIARYGGAG; encoded by the coding sequence ATGGCGAATAAGGTTTTGCTAGACGAAAACATCCCGACCGCGGTGCTCTGGTGGTGCATCAGCCAAGGTTTCGATGTGATGACCGCACGGGAAGCCGGTTTGGTGGGCCGCTCGGACAGCGAACTCAATGCCTTCCTGCACCGCGAGGGGCGGGTGCTCATCACCTTGGACTTGGATTTTTCTGATCCCATCAAGCTGCCGGTGGGTCCGGGGCGGATCGTCTTGCGGCCTTGGATCACCGACGGCGAGCTGATGGTGCGGTTGCTGCGCAGGATGATGCGGCTGGGGTTGCCTCGCGCGGGGGAACTCTTCGTGGTACAGGTGAACGGGATCGCCCGGTACGGAGGCGCAGGATGA
- a CDS encoding hydroxymethylglutaryl-CoA lyase — protein sequence MRWVECPRDSWQGFKGFIPTAQKVAYLKRLLEAGFRHLDLTSLVSPKWVPQHADAEAVLAELPPPEGREYLAVIANEKGMERALRAENVTSVGYPFSLSETFQRKNVGKTIAESWEQVARMRERVPEQLNFVVYLSMGFGNPYGDPWSPELAVEFVGRLREIGIREIALADTYGVATAEVIGETLRAVVRAFGPEGLGAHLHSRPEATLEKVEAVLASGVRWLEGALGGIGGCPFAGDDLVGNLATERVLPYLARKGLELGVRLESLAELAGEAALLRARYA from the coding sequence ATGAGATGGGTAGAGTGCCCCAGGGATTCCTGGCAGGGTTTCAAGGGGTTCATCCCTACCGCGCAAAAGGTCGCCTACCTCAAGCGCCTGCTCGAGGCCGGTTTTCGCCACCTCGACCTCACCAGCTTGGTCTCGCCCAAATGGGTGCCCCAGCACGCCGACGCCGAGGCTGTGCTGGCCGAGCTGCCTCCACCGGAGGGCCGGGAATACCTGGCCGTCATCGCCAACGAAAAGGGGATGGAACGGGCCCTGCGGGCCGAGAACGTGACCAGCGTAGGGTATCCCTTCTCCCTCAGCGAGACCTTTCAGCGCAAGAACGTGGGCAAGACCATCGCCGAATCCTGGGAGCAAGTGGCCCGCATGCGCGAAAGGGTCCCAGAGCAGCTGAACTTCGTCGTGTACCTCTCGATGGGTTTCGGCAACCCCTACGGCGACCCCTGGAGCCCCGAGCTAGCGGTGGAGTTCGTGGGCCGGCTGCGGGAGATCGGCATCCGCGAGATCGCCCTGGCCGACACCTACGGCGTGGCGACCGCCGAGGTCATCGGGGAGACCCTGCGCGCGGTGGTCCGGGCCTTTGGCCCTGAGGGCCTCGGGGCCCACCTGCACTCCAGGCCCGAGGCTACCTTGGAGAAGGTGGAGGCGGTGCTGGCGAGCGGGGTGCGCTGGCTCGAGGGTGCGCTGGGCGGGATCGGGGGCTGCCCCTTCGCCGGGGACGATCTGGTGGGGAACCTGGCTACCGAGCGGGTGCTGCCCTACCTGGCCCGGAAGGGGCTCGAGCTGGGGGTACGGCTGGAGTCGCTGGCCGAACTCGCCGGGGAGGCCGCGTTACTCCGCGCCCGCTATGCCTGA
- the sucD gene encoding succinate--CoA ligase subunit alpha, whose protein sequence is MSILVNKDTQVLVQGITGREGAFHTEQMIKAGTKIVAGMTPGKGGQMAQGVPVYDTVKEATRHHRIDASIIFVPAPGAADAALEAAHAGIPLVVLITEGIPTLDMVKAVAEIKAMGNVRLIGGNCPGLITPGECKLGIMPANVFKRGKVGLISRSGTVTYETAKALSDAGYGISTCIGIGGDPIIGTTFKDLLPLFNDDPETEAVVICGEIGGSDEEDAAEYIKAHMKKPAVGFIGGRSAPKGKKMGHAGAIIMGNVGTPESKLAAFAAAGVPVAETIDEIVELVRAKLG, encoded by the coding sequence ATGAGCATCCTCGTGAATAAAGACACCCAAGTGCTGGTACAGGGCATCACCGGGCGCGAGGGCGCTTTCCACACCGAGCAGATGATCAAGGCTGGAACCAAGATCGTCGCCGGGATGACCCCCGGCAAGGGCGGGCAGATGGCTCAGGGGGTTCCGGTTTACGACACGGTCAAGGAAGCCACCCGCCATCACCGCATCGACGCTTCGATCATCTTCGTGCCCGCACCGGGTGCAGCGGACGCGGCGCTCGAGGCTGCCCACGCCGGGATCCCGCTGGTGGTGCTGATCACCGAGGGCATCCCCACCCTGGACATGGTCAAAGCCGTAGCCGAGATCAAGGCCATGGGTAACGTGCGCCTCATCGGCGGCAACTGTCCCGGCCTGATCACCCCCGGCGAGTGCAAGCTGGGCATCATGCCCGCCAACGTGTTCAAGCGCGGCAAGGTGGGCCTTATCAGCCGCTCGGGCACCGTGACCTACGAGACCGCCAAGGCCCTCTCCGACGCCGGGTATGGCATTTCGACCTGCATCGGCATCGGCGGCGACCCCATCATCGGCACCACCTTCAAGGACCTGCTGCCCCTGTTCAACGACGACCCCGAGACCGAGGCCGTGGTGATCTGCGGCGAAATCGGCGGCTCCGACGAGGAGGACGCCGCCGAATACATCAAGGCCCACATGAAGAAACCGGCGGTGGGCTTTATCGGCGGGCGCAGCGCCCCCAAGGGCAAGAAGATGGGCCACGCCGGGGCCATCATCATGGGCAACGTGGGCACCCCCGAGTCCAAGCTGGCCGCCTTCGCCGCCGCCGGCGTGCCCGTGGCCGAGACCATCGACGAGATCGTAGAGCTGGTGCGGGCCAAGCTGGGCTGA
- the sucC gene encoding ADP-forming succinate--CoA ligase subunit beta: MNLHEYQAKELLARYGIPVPPGKIAYTADEAKQIASEYGDTVVIKAQVHTGGRGKAGGVKLAKTPEEAREKAGQILGLNIKGFVTKKVLVAKAVDIAKEYYAGLILDRVTQRVVLMLSKEGGVDIEEVAAERPEAIIKYPIDPHRGLRPFEARELVKRAGLEGNLNKLAQILVQLYNAYVGIDASTAEINPLVVTSGGDVVAADAKIVLDDNALYRHPDLSTLREVDAEHPLEVEASNYGFSYVKLDGWIGVIGNGAGLVMYTLDLVNRVGGKAANFLDIGGGAKADIVYNALKVVLKDPDVKGVFINIFGGITRADEVAKGVIRAMDEGILTKPVAMRVAGTAEEEAKKLLEDRPIYMYPTSIEAAKAIVAMTGGVR; the protein is encoded by the coding sequence GTGAACTTACACGAGTACCAAGCCAAAGAGCTCTTGGCCCGCTACGGCATCCCAGTGCCGCCTGGGAAGATCGCCTACACCGCCGACGAGGCCAAGCAGATCGCCAGCGAGTACGGCGACACAGTGGTGATCAAAGCCCAGGTGCATACCGGCGGACGCGGCAAAGCTGGGGGGGTCAAGCTGGCCAAGACCCCCGAGGAAGCCCGCGAGAAGGCCGGCCAGATCTTGGGGCTCAACATCAAGGGCTTCGTAACCAAAAAAGTCCTGGTGGCCAAAGCCGTCGATATTGCCAAGGAGTACTACGCCGGGCTGATCCTGGACCGGGTGACCCAGCGCGTGGTGCTGATGCTCTCCAAAGAAGGCGGGGTGGATATCGAAGAGGTGGCCGCCGAGCGCCCCGAGGCGATCATCAAGTACCCCATCGATCCCCACCGGGGTCTGCGGCCCTTCGAGGCGCGCGAGCTGGTCAAACGGGCCGGCCTCGAGGGCAACCTCAACAAGCTGGCGCAAATTTTGGTACAGCTTTATAACGCTTACGTGGGCATTGACGCCTCCACCGCTGAGATCAACCCGCTAGTAGTGACCTCTGGCGGCGACGTGGTCGCGGCGGACGCTAAGATCGTGCTGGATGACAACGCCCTCTACCGCCATCCCGACCTCTCCACCTTGCGCGAGGTGGACGCCGAACACCCGCTCGAGGTCGAGGCCTCCAACTACGGTTTCTCCTATGTCAAGTTGGATGGCTGGATAGGAGTGATCGGCAACGGAGCCGGACTGGTGATGTATACCCTAGACTTGGTGAACCGGGTTGGCGGTAAGGCCGCCAACTTCCTCGACATCGGCGGAGGGGCCAAGGCCGACATCGTGTACAACGCGCTCAAGGTGGTGCTCAAAGACCCCGACGTCAAGGGCGTGTTCATCAACATCTTTGGCGGCATCACCCGCGCCGACGAGGTGGCCAAGGGCGTGATCCGGGCCATGGACGAGGGCATCCTGACCAAGCCGGTGGCCATGCGGGTCGCCGGGACTGCCGAGGAGGAGGCCAAGAAACTGCTCGAGGACCGCCCCATCTACATGTACCCAACCTCCATCGAAGCCGCCAAAGCCATCGTCGCGATGACCGGAGGTGTCCGATGA
- a CDS encoding PIN/TRAM domain-containing protein: MGFVRLLAYLLFVYLGYQAGSLVDALSSSAGALSLNRIYLAVVGLLVGFLLVPRLTETLEWAFVRMQERIKALPPEVPVALTVAATVGLLLSVLLTSLLSQWEGFSPVLSLVLAGILITLLSAVALANREYFKPRQPVNPQPGLRSRGGKLLDTSILIDGRVAEVVELGFLEGPLYVPQFILRELQYHADASDAQRRAKGRRGLETLERLKNSATLEVIEESAKSDDPVDDQLLALARRMGAALVTNDHALLQLARIYGVKALSVQALAAALRSPHAAGESLRITIVKEGKEPGQGVGYLEDGTMIVVDDALAYRGQEVQVTITQSIQTQVGRLLFAKLDRPTT; the protein is encoded by the coding sequence ATGGGTTTCGTTCGCCTCCTCGCCTACTTGCTGTTCGTCTATCTCGGCTACCAGGCCGGGTCGCTGGTAGATGCCCTATCCTCCTCCGCCGGAGCGCTCTCGCTCAACCGCATCTACCTGGCGGTGGTGGGGCTGTTGGTAGGGTTTTTGTTGGTCCCTCGGCTCACCGAAACGCTCGAGTGGGCTTTCGTTCGAATGCAGGAGCGGATCAAGGCCCTGCCGCCCGAGGTCCCGGTGGCCCTTACCGTGGCCGCCACCGTCGGGCTGCTGCTGTCGGTGCTCCTCACCAGCCTACTCTCGCAGTGGGAGGGCTTCTCGCCGGTGTTGTCGCTGGTGCTAGCCGGCATCCTGATCACCCTGCTCTCGGCGGTGGCCCTGGCCAACCGGGAGTACTTCAAGCCGCGCCAGCCGGTAAACCCGCAGCCAGGCTTGCGCAGCAGAGGTGGCAAGCTGCTCGATACCTCGATCCTCATCGACGGACGGGTAGCCGAGGTGGTCGAGCTGGGCTTCTTGGAAGGCCCCCTGTACGTGCCCCAGTTCATCCTCCGGGAGCTCCAGTACCACGCCGACGCCTCCGACGCCCAGCGGCGGGCCAAGGGGCGGCGAGGTCTGGAGACCCTCGAGCGCCTGAAGAACTCCGCCACCTTGGAAGTGATCGAGGAAAGCGCCAAAAGCGATGATCCGGTGGATGACCAGCTTTTGGCCCTGGCCCGGCGGATGGGCGCAGCCCTGGTCACCAATGACCACGCCCTCTTGCAACTGGCCCGCATCTACGGGGTCAAGGCCCTCTCGGTCCAAGCCCTGGCAGCAGCGCTGCGCAGCCCGCACGCAGCAGGAGAAAGCCTGCGCATCACCATCGTCAAGGAGGGCAAGGAGCCGGGGCAGGGGGTGGGGTACCTGGAGGACGGCACCATGATCGTGGTGGATGACGCGCTCGCCTACCGCGGCCAAGAGGTACAGGTGACCATCACCCAGTCCATCCAGACCCAGGTGGGACGGCTGCTGTTTGCCAAGCTAGACCGCCCCACTACGTAA